One genomic region from Desulfallas thermosapovorans DSM 6562 encodes:
- the dsrB gene encoding dissimilatory-type sulfite reductase subunit beta — translation MALSTERLGLYDPKDPLKDRLTDLGPRHFWQYFPPVIQNNYGKWAYHEVLEPGILVHVSETGDKVYTVRCGAARFMTVQHVREICDIADKYCDGYVRFTTRNNIEFLVDSVEKLEALKKDLESRKFVSGSYKFPIGGTGAGVTNIVHTQGYVHCHTPATDASSMVKAVADELFEYFQGMQLPAKVRVSMACCLNMCGAVHCSDIALLGYHRKPPIIDHEVIDKVCEIPLAIAACPVGAISPDKTPEGGKTVKIKQDRCMFCGNCYTMCQALPLSDKEGDGVTILAGGKISNRISQPKFSKVVVPWLPNNFPRFPEVVENVKKILEAYAADANKYERLGDWAERIGWEKFFEKTGLEFTEHLIDDYRLAYDTWRTSTQFKFTDAAWNVSKTAGGIE, via the coding sequence ATGGCGTTATCTACAGAAAGACTCGGATTGTATGATCCCAAGGATCCCCTGAAGGACAGGTTGACAGACCTGGGACCCAGACACTTCTGGCAGTACTTCCCTCCTGTCATTCAGAATAACTATGGTAAATGGGCTTATCACGAAGTACTGGAACCCGGCATTTTGGTGCACGTATCCGAAACCGGTGACAAAGTATACACCGTAAGATGCGGTGCGGCCCGGTTTATGACCGTGCAGCACGTCAGGGAAATCTGTGACATCGCTGATAAATACTGTGACGGCTATGTGCGCTTCACCACCCGTAACAACATCGAGTTCCTGGTGGACAGCGTTGAAAAACTGGAAGCCCTGAAGAAGGACCTGGAAAGCCGTAAATTCGTATCCGGCAGCTACAAGTTCCCCATCGGCGGCACCGGTGCCGGCGTAACCAATATCGTGCATACCCAGGGTTATGTACACTGCCATACCCCGGCCACTGATGCTTCCTCCATGGTTAAGGCCGTGGCGGATGAGCTGTTTGAATACTTCCAGGGCATGCAACTGCCGGCCAAAGTGCGCGTATCCATGGCCTGCTGCCTGAATATGTGCGGTGCCGTGCACTGCTCCGACATCGCCCTGTTGGGATACCACCGCAAGCCTCCCATTATCGACCACGAAGTTATCGATAAGGTTTGCGAAATTCCGCTGGCCATTGCAGCTTGCCCGGTGGGCGCCATTTCCCCGGACAAAACTCCCGAAGGCGGCAAAACCGTCAAAATTAAGCAAGATCGCTGCATGTTCTGCGGTAACTGCTACACCATGTGCCAGGCGCTGCCTCTTTCCGACAAGGAAGGCGACGGCGTGACCATTCTGGCCGGTGGCAAGATTTCCAACCGGATCAGCCAGCCCAAATTCTCCAAGGTTGTTGTGCCCTGGCTGCCGAACAACTTCCCGAGATTCCCGGAAGTGGTGGAAAACGTTAAGAAAATTCTGGAAGCCTACGCTGCCGATGCCAACAAGTATGAGCGCCTGGGTGACTGGGCCGAGCGGATCGGCTGGGAGAAATTCTTCGAAAAGACCGGCCTGGAATTCACCGAGCACCTCATTGACGATTATCGTCTGGCTTACGATACCTGGCGGACCAGCACTCAGTTCAAGTTTACTGATGCGGCCTGGAACGTATCAAAAACGGCTGGCGGGATAGAATAA
- the dsrA gene encoding dissimilatory-type sulfite reductase subunit alpha, which translates to MPFEPKEPQKEIKYQETRIYSDEELMNYTEEELKNFKIKHDIPDLEELEKGPWPSFVADAKQEALHRRKLADDRMLIDRDVVEDMLGQLQVSFDDGETHWKHGGIVGVFGYGGGVIGRYSDLPEKYPSIAHFHTIRVNQPASKFYNSDFLRTVCDMWEYRGSGLMNLHGSTGDLVLLGTTTEQLEPIFFELTHVLGQDIGGSGSNLRTPSCCIGKARCEFACYDTQDLCYELTQYYQDELHRPAFPYKFKFKFDGCPNGCVASIARSDMSFIGTWRDDIRIDQDAVKAYIAGDVVPNGGAHKGRDWGKFDIQKEVIDLCPTKCMSLVDGELVIDNKECTRCMHCINVMPKALKPGKDTGISILLGAKAPILEGAQMATLIVPFMKAEPPYDNIKEFIEKVWEFWMEEGKNRERLGELMQRFGLPKFLEIIGLPPAPQMVKTPRENPYIFWKEEDVPGGWTRDIKEYRARHKR; encoded by the coding sequence GTGCCTTTTGAGCCAAAAGAACCACAAAAGGAAATTAAGTACCAGGAGACAAGAATTTACTCCGATGAAGAATTAATGAACTATACAGAAGAAGAACTGAAAAATTTTAAAATCAAGCATGACATTCCTGATTTGGAAGAACTGGAAAAAGGTCCGTGGCCCAGCTTTGTGGCCGACGCCAAGCAGGAAGCCCTGCATAGAAGGAAACTGGCCGATGACAGAATGCTCATCGACCGGGATGTTGTCGAGGACATGCTTGGTCAGCTCCAGGTATCCTTTGACGACGGTGAAACCCACTGGAAACACGGCGGTATCGTCGGCGTGTTTGGTTATGGCGGCGGTGTTATCGGCAGGTATTCCGACCTTCCGGAAAAATATCCTTCCATCGCCCATTTCCATACTATCCGGGTTAACCAGCCGGCCAGTAAGTTTTATAATTCTGATTTCCTGCGTACTGTCTGTGACATGTGGGAATACCGGGGCAGCGGCCTGATGAACCTGCACGGTTCCACCGGTGACCTGGTACTTCTGGGTACCACCACCGAACAGCTGGAGCCCATTTTCTTCGAATTGACCCACGTGCTGGGCCAGGACATCGGTGGTTCCGGTTCCAACCTGCGGACACCTTCCTGCTGCATTGGTAAGGCCCGCTGTGAATTTGCCTGCTACGACACCCAGGATCTGTGCTATGAACTGACCCAGTACTATCAAGACGAGCTGCACCGTCCGGCTTTCCCGTATAAATTCAAGTTCAAGTTTGACGGCTGCCCGAACGGCTGCGTGGCTTCCATTGCCCGTTCCGACATGTCCTTCATCGGTACCTGGAGAGATGACATCCGCATTGACCAGGATGCCGTTAAAGCATACATCGCCGGGGATGTCGTACCCAACGGCGGTGCCCATAAGGGAAGAGATTGGGGTAAGTTTGATATTCAGAAAGAAGTTATTGACCTGTGCCCCACCAAGTGTATGTCCCTGGTGGACGGCGAGCTTGTCATCGACAATAAAGAATGCACCCGTTGCATGCACTGCATCAACGTAATGCCCAAAGCCCTTAAACCCGGTAAAGACACCGGTATCAGCATCCTTTTGGGTGCCAAGGCCCCCATTCTGGAAGGCGCTCAAATGGCTACCCTGATTGTTCCCTTTATGAAGGCCGAACCGCCTTATGACAACATTAAAGAGTTTATCGAAAAAGTATGGGAATTCTGGATGGAAGAAGGTAAAAACCGTGAGCGTCTGGGTGAATTAATGCAGCGCTTTGGTCTGCCTAAATTCCTTGAAATCATCGGCCTGCCTCCGGCGCCGCAGATGGTTAAAACCCCGCGTGAAAACCCGTACATTTTCTGGAAGGAAGAGGACGTACCCGGCGGCTGGACCAGGGATATTAAAGAATATCGGGCCAGACATAAGAGATAG
- a CDS encoding FmdB family zinc ribbon protein — translation MPIFEFRCLKCGKIFEKLFITRQEEFVVNCPQCDSDSLERVISKTNYVMGPGKGGGKTKMTTKSCSSGNSCTSFEIPGPE, via the coding sequence ATGCCCATTTTTGAATTCCGCTGTTTAAAATGCGGTAAAATTTTCGAGAAGTTGTTTATTACCAGGCAGGAAGAGTTTGTAGTGAACTGCCCCCAGTGCGATAGTGATTCCCTGGAGCGCGTAATAAGCAAAACCAATTATGTTATGGGACCCGGCAAGGGCGGCGGCAAAACTAAAATGACCACCAAATCCTGCAGCAGCGGCAACAGCTGCACTTCCTTTGAAATACCCGGTCCCGAGTGA
- a CDS encoding ATP-binding protein, with the protein MKEITIISGKGGTGKTSIAASLAVLAENHVLCDCDVDAANLHLLLNPYIETKNNFWGMPRVEIDTTQCNQCGLCEQLCHYGAIKAGRVDVLCCEGCLVCYHACPEAAIRLVENLAGQWFVCGTRFAPFVHARLGIAQDNSGKLVAQVRKEARALAEKEGKELIITDGPPGIGCPVISSLGGTDLALVVVEPSLSSIHDLSRVLDLTNHFGVKTAVCVNKWDINPENTMRVEEMCQEVGVPVIGRIGYDPAFVAAAIKGKPVIQMVSTVVEDIINLWHCMQRELGI; encoded by the coding sequence ATGAAAGAAATAACCATAATTAGCGGGAAAGGCGGCACCGGTAAAACCAGCATTGCCGCCTCTTTGGCCGTACTGGCGGAAAACCACGTGCTTTGTGACTGTGACGTGGATGCGGCCAATTTGCACCTGTTGTTAAACCCCTATATTGAAACAAAAAATAATTTTTGGGGGATGCCCCGGGTGGAGATTGACACCACCCAGTGCAACCAGTGCGGGTTGTGTGAACAATTATGCCATTACGGTGCCATCAAAGCGGGAAGGGTAGACGTGCTGTGCTGTGAAGGCTGTTTGGTATGTTACCATGCCTGCCCCGAAGCTGCCATTCGCCTGGTGGAAAATCTCGCCGGCCAGTGGTTTGTGTGTGGTACCAGATTTGCTCCCTTTGTGCATGCCCGGCTGGGTATAGCCCAGGATAATTCGGGTAAATTAGTAGCACAGGTGCGTAAAGAAGCCCGGGCACTGGCAGAAAAGGAAGGTAAGGAATTAATTATTACCGACGGCCCGCCGGGCATCGGCTGCCCCGTGATTTCATCCCTGGGGGGCACGGATTTGGCACTGGTGGTGGTGGAGCCAAGCCTTTCCTCCATACACGACCTGTCCAGAGTACTGGATTTAACTAACCATTTTGGGGTAAAAACAGCTGTTTGTGTAAACAAGTGGGATATAAACCCGGAAAATACCATGCGGGTGGAGGAGATGTGCCAGGAGGTCGGTGTGCCTGTAATAGGTCGCATTGGTTATGACCCCGCCTTCGTAGCTGCTGCCATCAAAGGTAAACCGGTAATTCAAATGGTCAGTACGGTGGTGGAGGATATTATTAACCTCTGGCATTGCATGCAGCGGGAATTGGGTATATGA
- a CDS encoding dissimilatory sulfite reductase D family protein, translated as MDEIKKAIVEFAENSKKTKFYFKDIEKAVQKVNPDAKMRDIKKACTALINEGTLIYFSTGSSTMYGLKGRGMTEDPE; from the coding sequence ATGGACGAAATTAAAAAAGCCATTGTGGAATTTGCCGAGAACAGCAAGAAAACCAAGTTTTATTTTAAAGATATCGAAAAAGCCGTGCAGAAGGTCAACCCGGACGCCAAAATGAGGGACATTAAAAAAGCCTGCACAGCACTTATTAATGAAGGAACACTGATTTACTTTTCCACCGGCAGCAGCACCATGTACGGTCTCAAAGGCCGGGGTATGACCGAGGATCCGGAATAA
- a CDS encoding ATP-binding protein, translated as MYVVTVDRDKCEGCGECVDNCPASVLEMEDGKAAVVNADDCLGCETCVSVCPSGAVTVEES; from the coding sequence ATGTACGTAGTTACCGTTGACCGCGACAAATGTGAGGGCTGTGGTGAATGTGTCGATAATTGCCCGGCATCCGTACTGGAAATGGAGGACGGTAAAGCTGCTGTGGTAAATGCCGATGATTGCCTCGGTTGCGAGACTTGTGTCAGTGTCTGCCCCAGCGGTGCTGTTACTGTGGAAGAATCTTAA
- a CDS encoding Mrp/NBP35 family ATP-binding protein, with protein sequence MSQDEKCSSCNQKTEGCSPDKCGIDILPQNDYNDIKHVIAVMSGKGGVGKSSVSALVALSLANKGYQVGILDADITGPSIPKMFGVSGVPQHDENVMYAKLTDKGIKIMSLNLLLENEDQPVIWRGPIIAGAVKQFWTDVAWGKVDFMVVDLPPGTGDVPLTVMQSLPLDGVIIVTSPQDLANMVVRKAINMVNHMHVPVLGFVENMSYLCCPDCGKEIKVFGESHAASLTNTMGLRLLERLPIDPALAELSDTGQIEKYDRELFNGLDEIVANRVTSVS encoded by the coding sequence ATGTCTCAAGACGAAAAATGCAGCAGCTGCAATCAGAAAACTGAGGGGTGTTCGCCCGATAAATGCGGTATTGATATTTTACCCCAGAATGATTATAACGACATCAAGCATGTTATTGCCGTGATGAGCGGTAAAGGCGGCGTTGGTAAATCTTCGGTGTCCGCCCTGGTGGCCCTCAGCCTGGCCAACAAAGGATACCAGGTGGGTATATTGGATGCCGACATTACCGGTCCCAGTATTCCCAAAATGTTCGGTGTCAGCGGTGTTCCCCAGCATGATGAAAATGTGATGTATGCCAAACTGACGGATAAGGGCATTAAAATAATGTCGCTGAACCTGCTGCTGGAAAATGAGGACCAGCCCGTAATCTGGCGCGGGCCCATCATTGCCGGTGCCGTAAAACAGTTTTGGACCGATGTGGCCTGGGGGAAAGTGGACTTTATGGTGGTGGACCTGCCGCCGGGAACGGGTGATGTCCCCCTGACGGTTATGCAATCGCTGCCGCTGGACGGAGTGATTATTGTCACCTCGCCCCAGGACCTGGCCAATATGGTGGTGCGTAAAGCCATCAACATGGTAAACCACATGCATGTTCCCGTGTTGGGCTTTGTGGAAAATATGAGTTATCTGTGCTGCCCGGACTGCGGCAAGGAAATTAAAGTATTCGGGGAAAGTCACGCTGCTTCCCTGACCAACACCATGGGATTGCGCCTGCTGGAAAGGCTGCCCATTGACCCCGCCCTGGCCGAGCTTAGCGATACCGGTCAGATAGAAAAGTATGACCGGGAGCTGTTCAATGGCCTGGATGAAATTGTTGCCAACCGGGTGACCAGCGTTTCCTGA
- a CDS encoding DVU0298 family protein encodes MNKNKRNLMEEYTGRDPRVKAACPFCGLPVERPAELKTHRPFEMPVGACSCGAVYAYDATGHNLGTAFSEALVFASNMDWDLAWNLLPGEDYLEDLVENYDIESNCIIPVGAYEGRRISGALYFIRMHNDIQEVTRPGVQSKLKQAKPVARPVPAARQKRPKKIDKKEIEQLVAGYQLEPLLDIAAGDKGIIRYLQRMLYTGDELLRLKTADVLGQVSAVIARYEPNAVSRLLQRLFTSISDAGYGSSNWGAVDTIGEIIAGSPDIFGGYTPTLFQFLEEDDANLRPSVLRAMGVIARVKPELINKTYSYFTGFIRMEDDRTRGYAVLLIKHLASSTTTRPGVPEAKAELAAVTGDRRVIGIYTRGVLEQRSIGQLATEALEALGGQG; translated from the coding sequence ATGAATAAAAATAAACGTAACCTGATGGAAGAGTATACGGGCCGGGACCCGCGGGTAAAGGCTGCATGCCCTTTTTGCGGGCTGCCCGTTGAAAGGCCCGCTGAGCTTAAGACACATAGACCCTTTGAGATGCCGGTGGGGGCATGTTCCTGCGGAGCTGTGTATGCCTATGATGCTACGGGACACAACCTGGGCACCGCTTTTTCCGAAGCACTGGTCTTTGCCAGTAATATGGACTGGGACCTGGCGTGGAATTTGTTGCCTGGTGAGGATTATTTGGAAGATTTGGTGGAAAATTATGACATTGAGAGCAATTGTATCATACCGGTGGGGGCATACGAGGGCAGGCGTATTTCCGGGGCCCTTTATTTTATTAGAATGCACAATGACATTCAAGAGGTGACCCGGCCGGGGGTGCAGTCAAAACTAAAACAGGCCAAACCCGTTGCCCGGCCTGTGCCTGCTGCTAGACAAAAAAGGCCTAAAAAAATTGACAAAAAAGAAATTGAGCAATTGGTGGCCGGCTACCAGCTGGAGCCGCTGCTGGATATTGCCGCCGGCGACAAAGGAATTATCAGGTATCTACAACGCATGCTTTATACCGGTGACGAACTGTTGCGCTTAAAAACAGCAGATGTCCTGGGCCAGGTTAGCGCAGTCATTGCCCGGTACGAACCCAACGCGGTTTCCAGGCTTTTGCAAAGGTTATTTACATCCATCTCCGATGCCGGTTACGGTTCCTCAAACTGGGGCGCCGTTGATACCATAGGCGAGATTATCGCCGGCTCTCCGGATATATTCGGTGGTTATACACCCACTTTGTTTCAGTTTCTGGAGGAAGATGACGCCAACCTCAGACCGTCGGTATTGAGGGCCATGGGGGTTATTGCCCGGGTCAAGCCTGAATTGATTAATAAAACCTATTCATATTTTACCGGGTTTATCCGCATGGAGGATGACCGGACCAGGGGTTACGCCGTTTTACTAATAAAACACCTGGCTTCATCCACAACCACCAGGCCCGGCGTACCCGAAGCCAAAGCCGAACTGGCGGCTGTCACCGGTGACCGGCGCGTGATCGGCATTTACACCAGGGGAGTCCTGGAGCAAAGAAGCATTGGCCAGCTGGCCACAGAGGCGCTGGAGGCACTGGGTGGACAGGGATAA
- a CDS encoding YkgJ family cysteine cluster protein, giving the protein MKPYDDIFQEYEQLQARADKAFRDMEKDYPSCIKCAEQCSDCCNAVFGLFLIESAYLNSKVDALDEDSKKALLARADQADEALLAMEKRLRETKGDDPEKITEAIGKERVRCPLLGDDEKCALYAARPVTCRVYGIPTLINGKVHACFKAGFEKGQSYPAFNLDGVYRELYRLSNKFLERAGVNDPERASLLLSVSKSIKTPVEDLLKGVKPR; this is encoded by the coding sequence ATGAAACCATACGATGATATTTTTCAAGAATATGAACAGCTGCAGGCCAGGGCGGATAAAGCTTTTCGGGATATGGAGAAGGATTACCCGTCATGTATTAAGTGTGCCGAGCAGTGTTCCGATTGCTGCAACGCTGTGTTTGGCCTCTTTCTGATTGAATCAGCGTACCTCAATAGCAAGGTCGATGCCCTGGATGAAGATAGCAAGAAGGCCCTGCTGGCCCGGGCGGATCAGGCCGACGAAGCTTTGCTGGCCATGGAAAAAAGGCTGCGGGAAACAAAGGGCGATGACCCTGAAAAAATTACCGAGGCCATCGGCAAGGAACGGGTCAGGTGCCCGTTATTGGGCGACGATGAAAAATGCGCTCTTTATGCAGCAAGGCCGGTTACCTGCCGGGTCTACGGTATCCCTACCCTGATTAACGGCAAAGTGCACGCCTGTTTTAAGGCCGGCTTTGAAAAAGGCCAATCCTACCCAGCCTTTAACCTGGACGGTGTTTACCGGGAGCTTTACCGGTTATCCAATAAATTTTTGGAGAGGGCCGGCGTGAACGATCCGGAGCGGGCCTCACTGCTGCTATCGGTATCCAAATCCATCAAAACACCGGTGGAGGACCTGCTCAAGGGCGTAAAACCCCGGTGA
- a CDS encoding NifB/NifX family molybdenum-iron cluster-binding protein, which translates to MKIAVSAAGPDAGAPAEERFGRCAYFILFDEQGNLLEVINNKGAASAEGAGIKTTQVLLRHNVDVVLTGRVGPKAMTALSNAGVAVYTGVSGTVAQTLDKYREGLLVPVTEPNARQHSGVKESGRVVK; encoded by the coding sequence ATGAAAATAGCGGTTAGCGCTGCCGGTCCGGATGCCGGTGCTCCGGCGGAAGAGCGTTTCGGCCGCTGTGCCTATTTTATTTTATTTGACGAGCAGGGTAATCTGCTGGAAGTAATCAATAATAAAGGGGCAGCTTCCGCCGAAGGGGCGGGGATTAAAACCACCCAGGTTCTGTTGCGGCACAATGTGGATGTGGTTTTGACGGGCCGGGTGGGTCCAAAAGCCATGACCGCCCTATCCAACGCTGGTGTAGCGGTCTATACCGGTGTTTCCGGCACGGTTGCCCAGACATTGGATAAATATAGAGAGGGCCTGTTGGTGCCTGTAACCGAGCCCAATGCACGCCAGCATTCGGGAGTAAAAGAATCCGGGCGGGTGGTAAAATGA
- the hflX gene encoding GTPase HflX, which translates to MGQTVYGNTRGLKKVDLDSLQSIYDMVIDKDQVISPEIARTMAVISSGSQRELAVFIDRQGRVVSVGVGDAATVQLKAQSKRRSAYRLSGLRCIHTHPAGGGQLSAVDYAALYDMRLDAMVALGVLDGKIKEARLACLEPRDGQLTQNFRDFGPLSPEQLTGFPLTELIKSIEDNIIPPASITTTADRQAEKAILVTIDGADSLDELALLAETAGAVPVARVSQRRQRPDAAFFIGRGKVEELALHRQRLGADLVIFDDELNPTQTRNLENSIGCRVVDRTSLILDIFARRARTKEGQLQVELAQLQYLLPRLTGLGTVLSRLGGGIGTRGPGETKLETDRRHIRRRIEELTGAIEQVRRHRRRQRQGRRKAAAPVVALVGYTNAGKSTLLNTLTRAKVYTANQLFATLDPTTRRLVLPGNREVLLTDTVGFIRKLPHHLVKAFHATLEEVVEADLLLHVADASHPELLAQITAVEGVLKELGARDKNTILVLNKIDQPVNHKLVEQVKLSYRGQVAEVSSRDGTGLDRLKDLIIQNALGLRRRVKGWLPYDRTDLLALLHRHGEVYSEQYTPRGIRVEAAVDENHWAAVAPHIQQNDFEPPV; encoded by the coding sequence TTGGGCCAAACCGTTTACGGAAATACCCGGGGTTTAAAAAAGGTTGACCTGGATTCGTTACAAAGCATTTATGATATGGTAATTGATAAGGACCAGGTCATCTCTCCGGAAATAGCCCGAACCATGGCTGTAATTTCAAGCGGCAGCCAGCGGGAACTGGCTGTGTTTATTGACCGGCAGGGGCGAGTGGTATCGGTCGGTGTGGGTGACGCCGCTACGGTACAGCTCAAAGCGCAAAGCAAACGGCGCAGTGCTTACCGGCTATCGGGCCTGCGCTGTATCCATACCCACCCTGCAGGCGGCGGGCAATTAAGCGCGGTGGACTATGCCGCCCTTTATGATATGCGCCTTGATGCAATGGTAGCCCTGGGGGTGCTGGACGGTAAAATAAAGGAAGCCCGCCTGGCTTGTCTGGAGCCCCGGGACGGGCAGCTTACCCAAAATTTTCGGGACTTTGGGCCGCTGTCCCCTGAGCAGTTAACCGGTTTTCCCTTAACAGAGCTGATTAAAAGCATTGAGGACAATATCATACCCCCTGCTTCAATTACCACCACCGCAGACCGCCAGGCTGAAAAAGCTATACTGGTTACCATAGATGGTGCAGACTCTTTGGACGAACTGGCCTTGCTGGCCGAGACCGCCGGGGCGGTGCCCGTAGCCAGGGTGTCCCAGCGCAGGCAGCGGCCCGACGCGGCATTTTTTATCGGGCGGGGCAAGGTGGAAGAATTGGCCCTGCACAGGCAGCGCCTGGGGGCGGATTTGGTGATATTTGACGACGAACTCAACCCCACCCAGACCCGCAACCTGGAAAACTCCATCGGCTGCCGCGTTGTAGACCGCACATCTTTAATATTGGATATTTTTGCCCGGCGGGCCCGCACCAAAGAGGGCCAGTTGCAGGTGGAACTGGCCCAGTTGCAGTACCTTTTACCCCGCCTGACCGGGCTGGGCACCGTCCTGTCCCGCCTGGGCGGCGGCATCGGGACCCGGGGACCCGGGGAAACCAAGCTGGAAACTGATCGCCGCCACATCAGGCGGCGCATTGAAGAGCTAACCGGTGCCATTGAGCAAGTGCGGCGTCACCGCCGCCGGCAGAGGCAGGGCCGCCGTAAAGCAGCCGCGCCCGTGGTGGCACTGGTGGGCTATACCAATGCGGGGAAAAGCACTTTACTAAACACTTTGACCCGGGCTAAAGTATATACGGCAAACCAGCTTTTTGCCACCCTGGATCCCACCACCCGCCGCCTGGTACTACCCGGAAACCGGGAGGTTCTTTTAACCGATACCGTGGGGTTTATCCGCAAATTACCCCACCACCTGGTAAAGGCCTTTCATGCCACCCTGGAAGAGGTGGTGGAAGCGGATCTCCTGCTCCACGTAGCGGACGCATCCCATCCGGAACTGTTGGCACAAATTACCGCCGTGGAGGGTGTTCTAAAGGAACTGGGCGCCCGGGACAAGAACACCATACTGGTTTTAAACAAAATAGATCAACCGGTAAACCACAAGCTTGTGGAGCAGGTTAAACTCTCCTACCGGGGCCAGGTGGCGGAGGTGTCCTCCCGGGACGGTACCGGCCTGGACCGGCTCAAGGATCTAATCATCCAAAACGCCCTGGGCCTGCGCCGGCGGGTTAAAGGCTGGCTGCCCTATGACAGAACAGATTTGCTGGCATTGCTGCACCGGCACGGGGAGGTTTACAGCGAACAGTACACCCCCCGGGGTATCCGGGTGGAGGCGGCGGTGGATGAAAATCACTGGGCGGCCGTGGCACCCCACATACAGCAAAACGACTTTGAACCACCGGTTTGA
- a CDS encoding P-loop NTPase: MIISVASGKGGTGKTTIATNIALALSADNRRVAYIDCDVEEPNGHIFLNPEIEDTREIFIEVPRINDEKCTYCGKCADLCAFGALLCTTDSVITFSEFCHGCGGCQYFCPVEAITPVPKKIGKVEKGAAGDIKFARGCLEVGAALSPPLVDAVKSRVTSDITVLDAPPGTSCPVIHTVRGTDFCLLVTEPTPFGLNDLDLAVQMVRTLSVPCGVLINRAHHGSRLIEQYCQREQLPVLQTIPHSKRIAEAYSRGLPMIELDKQLENDFLQLYRDIEELVANERNNHN, from the coding sequence ATGATCATTTCGGTGGCCAGTGGTAAGGGCGGTACCGGTAAAACCACCATCGCTACGAACATAGCTCTGGCCCTGTCCGCAGACAACCGCAGGGTGGCCTATATCGATTGCGATGTGGAAGAGCCCAACGGTCACATATTTCTTAATCCTGAGATAGAGGACACCCGGGAAATATTTATTGAAGTGCCCCGGATCAATGATGAAAAATGTACTTACTGCGGTAAGTGTGCCGATTTGTGTGCCTTTGGGGCATTGCTTTGCACTACGGACAGCGTGATTACCTTTTCCGAATTCTGCCATGGCTGCGGTGGCTGCCAGTATTTCTGCCCGGTGGAGGCCATCACCCCGGTACCCAAAAAAATTGGTAAGGTGGAAAAGGGAGCGGCTGGTGATATAAAATTCGCCCGGGGTTGCCTGGAAGTGGGTGCCGCCCTCAGCCCTCCCCTGGTGGATGCCGTCAAATCCCGTGTCACCAGCGATATTACGGTACTGGATGCTCCTCCGGGCACTTCCTGTCCGGTTATCCATACTGTGCGCGGCACGGATTTTTGTTTGCTGGTAACCGAGCCCACCCCCTTTGGATTGAACGACCTTGACCTGGCTGTGCAGATGGTAAGGACCCTTTCCGTACCCTGCGGTGTGTTGATTAACCGCGCTCACCACGGTAGCCGGCTAATTGAGCAATATTGTCAACGGGAACAACTGCCCGTATTGCAGACTATACCACATAGTAAAAGAATTGCTGAAGCCTATTCCCGGGGTTTACCCATGATTGAGCTGGATAAACAGCTGGAAAACGACTTCTTGCAGTTATACCGGGATATTGAGGAGCTGGTGGCCAATGAAAGAAATAACCATAATTAG
- a CDS encoding tetratricopeptide repeat protein — protein sequence MTSPQDSREFIEEQISMLNENPECANAQYNLGVSLMQQGKFEEAINFFEEAIANSGRMFEACVNLGYIYFKLGDLEKVVQANKKAVEIEPRYARGYANQGFAYLQMSRPDEAIEVLKKAIELNPEIVQAWSNLINAYIQKDDIDNAIATGEKLVGFAPEFGLGQNNLAFAYYLKGNYKKAIEHVDRAMEVGFGVHPDFLKELEPYRKNETIR from the coding sequence ATGACCAGCCCACAGGATTCCAGAGAATTTATTGAAGAACAAATTAGCATGCTCAATGAAAACCCTGAATGTGCCAACGCCCAGTATAATTTAGGGGTTTCCCTCATGCAGCAGGGCAAATTTGAAGAGGCCATTAACTTTTTCGAAGAGGCCATAGCCAACAGTGGCCGCATGTTTGAGGCCTGTGTCAACCTGGGTTACATCTATTTTAAGCTGGGAGATCTGGAAAAGGTCGTCCAGGCCAACAAAAAAGCGGTGGAAATAGAGCCCAGGTACGCCCGGGGCTACGCCAACCAGGGCTTTGCCTACCTGCAAATGTCCCGGCCGGATGAGGCCATTGAAGTGCTGAAGAAAGCTATTGAATTAAATCCCGAAATTGTTCAGGCTTGGAGCAATTTAATCAACGCCTATATCCAAAAGGACGATATCGACAACGCCATTGCCACCGGCGAGAAACTGGTCGGTTTCGCCCCGGAATTCGGCCTGGGACAAAACAATCTTGCCTTTGCTTATTACCTGAAGGGCAATTATAAAAAAGCCATTGAACATGTTGACAGGGCGATGGAAGTTGGCTTTGGGGTACACCCTGACTTTCTAAAAGAATTGGAGCCATATCGTAAAAATGAAACCATACGATGA